From a single Streptomyces rubradiris genomic region:
- a CDS encoding NUDIX hydrolase has translation MPYDPSAFPPFAVTVDLVVLTVRRHALCALAVRRGEPPFQGRWALPGGFVRADEDLTQAAARELAEETGLCAHDSAAPAQDNGAHLEQLATYGDPERDPRMRVVSVAHLALAPDLPAPRAGGDASNARWAPVEELLQQCGYGRDGEPVAPLAFDHARILADGVERARSKIEYSSLATAFCPPEFTVGELRRVYEAVWGVALDPRNFHRKVTGTPGFLVPTGGTTTRQGGRPAQLFRAGGATLLNPPMLRPEV, from the coding sequence ATGCCCTACGACCCGTCAGCCTTTCCGCCCTTCGCCGTGACCGTGGACCTGGTCGTGCTGACCGTGCGCCGCCATGCCCTGTGCGCGCTGGCGGTACGCAGGGGCGAGCCCCCCTTCCAGGGGCGCTGGGCACTGCCCGGAGGCTTCGTACGGGCCGACGAGGACCTGACCCAGGCGGCGGCGCGCGAACTGGCCGAGGAGACCGGGCTCTGCGCCCACGACTCCGCCGCCCCGGCCCAGGACAACGGAGCCCATCTGGAGCAGCTCGCCACCTACGGCGACCCCGAGCGGGACCCGCGTATGCGCGTGGTCAGCGTCGCGCACCTCGCGCTCGCACCCGACCTGCCCGCACCGCGCGCCGGCGGCGACGCCAGCAACGCTCGCTGGGCCCCGGTCGAGGAACTGCTCCAGCAGTGCGGGTACGGCCGTGACGGCGAACCCGTGGCACCGCTCGCCTTCGACCACGCCCGGATCCTCGCGGACGGAGTGGAACGCGCCCGCTCCAAGATCGAGTACTCCTCGCTGGCCACCGCCTTCTGCCCGCCGGAGTTCACGGTCGGCGAACTGCGCCGGGTGTACGAGGCGGTGTGGGGTGTCGCGCTCGACCCGCGCAACTTCCACCGCAAGGTGACCGGTACCCCCGGTTTCCTGGTTCCCACGGGAGGGACGACCACGCGCCAGGGCGGACGACCGGCCCAGCTCTTCCGAGCCGGCGGCGCCACGCTGCTCAACCCGCCGATGCTGCGCCCCGAGGTCTGA
- a CDS encoding DUF4192 domain-containing protein, with product MTNHSETTGPFGNDDISGHGPSAGPADHTAQVTLRTPAELADALPYLLGYRPEDSMVLVALHDRGGSGRFGGRARLGIPANEEDWEAAARQLTRGLVTGSERRGARPEGMVAYVCQEPGPGESGREVKQRLTRLAQLMRTECGSLDVPVVEALCVSDGRFWSYCCPVKGCCPEDGSPMGLPGTSVLAAAATYAGLQVRGTLKELRARLQPWESAAALDQEIALDAAGMSLVPRILDETTREQVVQETLVLAERIIRRFAAAAPVSGTHPADVRDDGLLDADEAATLILGLQDRTTRDRAAAWMEGDVAGPALRLWRALARRCVGPYSEHAAAPLTLAGWVAWSTGDELEAREALAMALGADPDYLFARLLHQACNEGLDPEAVRRCLRVQDTQDKQDAPVWAARQSGPAPRQASAESTRNPDPAPLTAADGPAPGPRAAGQRRRRTRGADSDDHRPTARTKADRRGPAGSRPRSTAPGTARPGLRAGSTRRTRTTGPGDTATGGAPSEGGRTRAEGDG from the coding sequence ATGACGAATCACAGCGAAACCACCGGACCCTTCGGAAACGACGACATCTCCGGGCACGGCCCGTCGGCCGGACCGGCCGACCACACCGCGCAGGTCACCCTGCGCACCCCCGCCGAACTGGCCGACGCCCTGCCCTACCTGCTCGGCTACCGCCCCGAGGACAGCATGGTGCTCGTCGCCCTGCACGACCGCGGAGGCAGCGGCAGGTTCGGCGGCCGGGCCCGGCTCGGCATCCCGGCGAACGAGGAGGACTGGGAGGCCGCCGCCCGGCAACTGACCCGCGGGCTGGTGACCGGCAGCGAGCGGCGAGGCGCCCGGCCCGAGGGCATGGTGGCCTATGTCTGCCAGGAGCCGGGCCCCGGGGAGTCCGGCCGGGAGGTCAAGCAACGGCTGACGAGGCTGGCCCAGCTGATGCGCACCGAGTGCGGAAGCCTGGACGTGCCCGTCGTCGAGGCCCTGTGCGTCTCGGACGGGCGTTTCTGGTCGTACTGCTGCCCGGTCAAGGGCTGCTGCCCTGAGGACGGCTCCCCGATGGGCCTGCCCGGCACCTCCGTACTCGCCGCGGCGGCCACCTACGCCGGCCTCCAGGTGCGCGGCACACTGAAAGAACTGCGCGCCAGGCTGCAACCCTGGGAGTCCGCCGCGGCGCTGGACCAGGAGATCGCCCTCGACGCGGCGGGCATGAGCCTGGTGCCCCGCATCCTGGACGAGACGACCCGCGAGCAGGTGGTGCAGGAGACCCTCGTCCTCGCCGAGCGGATCATCCGCCGCTTCGCCGCGGCGGCACCGGTCTCCGGCACCCATCCGGCGGATGTCCGCGACGACGGCCTCCTCGATGCCGACGAGGCGGCGACCCTCATCCTCGGACTCCAGGACCGCACGACCCGCGACCGGGCCGCAGCCTGGATGGAGGGGGACGTCGCGGGCCCGGCCCTGCGGCTCTGGCGCGCCCTGGCCCGCCGCTGCGTCGGCCCTTACAGCGAGCACGCCGCCGCACCGCTGACCCTGGCGGGCTGGGTCGCCTGGTCGACGGGCGACGAACTGGAGGCGCGCGAGGCACTGGCCATGGCACTGGGCGCGGATCCCGACTACCTCTTCGCCCGCCTGCTGCACCAGGCGTGCAACGAAGGACTCGACCCCGAAGCGGTCCGCCGCTGCCTGCGCGTCCAGGACACGCAGGACAAGCAGGACGCGCCGGTGTGGGCGGCGCGGCAATCGGGCCCGGCACCACGGCAGGCGTCCGCCGAGAGCACGCGGAACCCCGACCCGGCACCCCTGACCGCGGCGGACGGCCCGGCTCCAGGTCCTCGGGCGGCCGGGCAGCGCAGGCGCCGCACGCGCGGCGCGGACAGTGACGACCACCGCCCCACGGCCCGGACCAAGGCCGACCGACGCGGGCCGGCCGGCTCCCGCCCCCGGTCGACCGCGCCCGGAACGGCCAGGCCGGGCCTTCGGGCAGGGAGCACCAGGCGCACGCGTACCACCGGCCCCGGCGACACCGCGACCGGCGGTGCGCCGTCGGAGGGCGGACGCACGCGGGCCGAGGGCGACGGATGA
- a CDS encoding RecQ family ATP-dependent DNA helicase: protein MEHTSNADLRAEADAVLARLVGDATGAARLREDQWRAIEALVADRRRALVVQRTGWGKSAVYFVATSLLRARGSGPTVIVSPLLALMRNQVEAAGRAGIHARTINSANTEEWDAVQAEIAAGAVDVLLVSPERLNNPDFRDQVLPKLSAATGLLVVDEAHCISDWGHDFRPDYRRLRTMLGDLPSGVPVLATTATANARVTADVAEQLGTGGTMDALVLRGPLDRESLSLGVLRLPDAAHRMAWLADHLDDLPGSGIVYTLTVAAAEEVTAFLRQRGHTVASYTGKTENAERQQAEEDLLANRVKALVATSALGMGFDKPDLGFVVHLGSPSSPIAYYQQVGRAGRGVAHAEVLLLPGKEDEAIWEYFSSLAFPSEDLVRRTLDVLARADGPLSLPALEPLVELRRSRLETMLKVLDVDGAVRRVKGGWTATGQPWSYDAERYAWVARQRAAEQQAMREYASTTECRMEFLQRQLDDEGAKPCGRCDNCAGPRFTSGLSPAALDAARSDLGRAGVEVEPRRMWPTGLPAIGIGLKGRIPAGEQASPGRALGRLSDIGWGNRLRPLFAPQAPDAAVPDDVAQAVVGVLADWARGPGGWASGASDAPARPVGVVTMASRSRPRLIHSLGARIAEVGRLPLLGSVEYAEDTPRVPRSNSAQRLKALDGALTVPPALASALAAADGPVLLVDDFTETGWTLAIAARLLRKSGARGVLPLVLAVQG from the coding sequence ATGGAACACACGAGCAACGCGGATCTGAGGGCAGAAGCCGACGCCGTTCTCGCCCGGCTCGTCGGGGACGCGACGGGCGCCGCCCGGCTGCGCGAAGACCAGTGGCGGGCGATCGAGGCGCTGGTCGCCGACCGGCGCCGGGCCCTGGTCGTACAGCGCACGGGCTGGGGCAAGTCCGCGGTGTACTTCGTCGCGACCTCACTGCTGCGGGCCAGAGGAAGCGGCCCCACGGTGATCGTCTCGCCGTTGCTCGCGCTCATGCGCAACCAGGTGGAGGCCGCGGGCCGGGCCGGTATCCACGCCCGGACCATCAACTCGGCCAACACCGAGGAATGGGACGCCGTCCAGGCCGAGATCGCGGCGGGCGCGGTCGATGTGCTGCTGGTCTCACCGGAGCGGCTGAACAACCCCGACTTCCGCGACCAGGTCCTGCCCAAGCTCTCCGCTGCCACCGGTCTGCTGGTGGTGGACGAGGCCCACTGCATCTCCGACTGGGGCCACGACTTCCGCCCCGACTACCGCCGGCTGCGCACCATGCTCGGCGACCTGCCGTCCGGAGTCCCGGTGCTGGCCACCACCGCCACGGCCAACGCCCGGGTGACCGCGGACGTCGCCGAGCAGCTCGGCACGGGCGGCACGATGGACGCGCTGGTGCTGCGCGGGCCGCTGGACCGGGAGAGTCTGAGCCTCGGTGTGCTGCGGCTGCCGGATGCCGCGCACCGGATGGCCTGGCTCGCCGACCACCTCGACGACCTGCCGGGCTCCGGCATCGTCTACACCCTCACCGTCGCCGCCGCCGAGGAGGTCACCGCTTTTCTGCGGCAGCGCGGGCACACCGTCGCCTCGTACACGGGCAAGACGGAGAACGCCGAACGGCAGCAGGCGGAGGAGGACCTGCTCGCCAACCGTGTCAAGGCCCTGGTGGCCACCTCGGCGCTCGGCATGGGCTTCGACAAACCGGATCTCGGTTTCGTCGTCCATCTCGGCTCGCCCTCCTCCCCCATCGCCTACTACCAGCAGGTCGGCAGGGCCGGCCGCGGCGTCGCCCACGCCGAGGTACTGCTGCTGCCGGGCAAGGAGGACGAGGCGATCTGGGAGTACTTCTCCTCGCTGGCCTTTCCCTCCGAAGATCTGGTCCGGCGCACCCTCGACGTGCTCGCCCGGGCGGACGGCCCCCTGTCGCTGCCCGCCCTGGAACCGCTGGTGGAGCTGCGCCGCTCCCGCCTGGAGACCATGCTGAAGGTCCTCGACGTGGACGGAGCGGTGCGACGGGTCAAGGGCGGCTGGACGGCCACCGGACAGCCCTGGTCGTACGACGCCGAGCGCTACGCGTGGGTGGCCCGGCAGCGCGCGGCCGAGCAGCAGGCGATGCGCGAGTACGCGAGCACCACCGAGTGCCGGATGGAATTCCTCCAGCGCCAGCTGGACGACGAGGGCGCCAAACCATGCGGCCGCTGCGACAACTGCGCCGGGCCGCGCTTCACTTCCGGCCTGTCCCCGGCGGCCCTGGACGCCGCGCGGAGCGACCTGGGCCGCGCCGGGGTGGAGGTGGAGCCCCGGCGCATGTGGCCGACCGGGCTCCCGGCCATCGGCATCGGCCTCAAGGGCCGTATCCCGGCGGGGGAACAGGCCTCGCCGGGGAGGGCTCTGGGGCGGCTGTCGGACATCGGCTGGGGCAACCGGTTGCGTCCCCTGTTCGCGCCGCAGGCACCGGACGCTGCGGTGCCGGACGACGTGGCCCAGGCCGTGGTCGGCGTGCTGGCCGACTGGGCCCGTGGTCCGGGCGGCTGGGCCTCCGGCGCGTCCGACGCCCCGGCCCGGCCGGTGGGCGTGGTCACCATGGCCTCGCGCAGCCGGCCCAGGCTGATCCACTCCCTGGGCGCCCGCATCGCCGAGGTCGGCAGACTGCCCCTGCTCGGCTCGGTGGAATACGCGGAGGACACACCCCGGGTGCCCCGCAGCAACAGCGCCCAGCGGCTGAAAGCGCTCGACGGGGCGTTGACGGTGCCCCCCGCCCTGGCCTCGGCGCTCGCCGCGGCCGATGGTCCGGTGCTCCTCGTCGACGACTTCACGGAGACGGGCTGGACCCTGGCCATAGCGGCGCGCCTGCTTCGCAAGTCCGGGGCGCGTGGCGTGTTGCCGCTGGTTCTCGCCGTCCAGGGATGA
- a CDS encoding ribonuclease HII: MPYEPPTHTVERSLRATTGAKVIAGVDEVGRGAWAGPVTVCAAITGLRRPPAGLTDSKLLTLKRRRELAEILRSWVTAYALGHASPEEIDDLGMTAALRLAAVRALDALPVRPDAVILDGKHDYLGAPWKVRTVIKGDQSCVAVAAASVIAKVQRDKMMAELGVDHADFGFADNAGYPSPVHKAALAERGPTPHHRLSWAYLDALPQWRHLKKVRNWADGSVPEIEGQLGFDF; encoded by the coding sequence ATGCCGTACGAACCGCCTACCCACACCGTCGAGCGCTCCCTGCGCGCCACGACCGGAGCGAAGGTCATTGCCGGTGTCGACGAGGTGGGGCGCGGCGCCTGGGCCGGTCCTGTCACGGTCTGCGCGGCGATCACCGGACTGCGCCGCCCGCCCGCGGGCCTGACCGACTCCAAGCTGCTCACGCTCAAGCGGCGCAGGGAACTCGCCGAGATCCTGCGGTCATGGGTGACGGCCTATGCCCTGGGGCATGCTTCCCCCGAGGAGATCGACGACCTGGGGATGACGGCCGCGCTGCGGCTGGCCGCGGTCCGCGCCCTGGACGCCCTGCCGGTCCGCCCCGACGCCGTGATCCTCGACGGGAAGCACGACTACCTCGGCGCTCCCTGGAAGGTCCGCACGGTGATCAAGGGCGATCAGTCGTGTGTGGCCGTGGCGGCGGCGTCGGTGATCGCCAAGGTTCAGCGCGACAAAATGATGGCCGAACTGGGTGTCGACCATGCAGACTTCGGATTTGCGGACAACGCCGGGTATCCGTCGCCCGTGCACAAGGCCGCACTGGCGGAGCGGGGGCCCACCCCGCACCACCGTTTGTCCTGGGCGTATCTTGATGCGTTGCCTCAGTGGCGGCACCTCAAGAAGGTCCGCAACTGGGCGGACGGAAGCGTTCCGGAAATTGAGGGTCAGCTCGGCTTCGATTTCTGA
- a CDS encoding TetR/AcrR family transcriptional regulator: MVTSRCTAAPAGTASPRRRGAVLERAILDAALEQLSTVGWKGLTMEGVAAGAHTGKAAVYRRWPSKEDLVADALVSGLPRVERAPDLGSVREDLLTLCRQVRQIMYSRPGAALRSVIHECDQVQAERFEGVILGSVVEPTVKLVREVIVRGIERGEVREDAANGYVFDVIPAMMMYRSKVCASEWNDQDLEGMVDRLMLPLLRPYGA; this comes from the coding sequence ATGGTTACCTCGCGCTGTACGGCCGCGCCCGCCGGAACGGCTTCCCCCCGCCGGCGCGGCGCGGTACTGGAGCGGGCGATCCTCGACGCCGCCCTGGAGCAGCTCAGCACGGTCGGCTGGAAGGGACTGACCATGGAAGGCGTCGCGGCCGGCGCCCACACCGGCAAGGCGGCCGTCTACCGCCGCTGGCCCTCCAAGGAGGACCTGGTCGCGGACGCCCTGGTGTCCGGGCTGCCCCGGGTGGAACGGGCTCCCGACCTGGGCAGCGTGCGCGAGGACCTGCTCACCCTGTGCCGTCAGGTGCGGCAGATCATGTACTCACGGCCCGGCGCCGCTCTGCGCTCGGTCATTCACGAATGCGATCAAGTGCAAGCGGAGCGCTTCGAAGGGGTAATCCTCGGCAGTGTGGTCGAGCCGACCGTCAAGCTGGTGCGTGAGGTCATTGTCCGTGGAATAGAGCGCGGAGAGGTCCGTGAGGACGCGGCCAACGGCTATGTCTTCGACGTCATCCCGGCCATGATGATGTACAGGTCAAAGGTGTGCGCCAGCGAATGGAACGACCAAGATCTCGAAGGGATGGTCGACCGGCTGATGCTTCCGCTGCTGCGGCCCTACGGAGCCTGA
- a CDS encoding MFS transporter — protein sequence MTTSQLLTDDQKSGAARRGGHPGIALTVIAASQLMVVLDATIVNIALPHIQEALSFSTTDLTWVVSAYTLTFGGLLLLGARAGDILGRRRVFMTGILLFTFASLLGGLAQEPWQLLAARALQGVGGAIASPTALALITTTFPEGPERNRAFGVFAAVSAGGGAIGLLAGGMLTDWLDWRWVLFVNVPIGVLIASLAPLYINESERHPGRFDLAGALTSTVGMASLVYGFIRAAEKGWRDGLTIGSFAAAVVLLLAFVFIETRAKEPITPLRMFADRNRWGTYVIMLSLAAAMFGMFFYIVLFVQNVLGYSAIKAGIAFLPVTAAIAIGAGLSQRFLPVLGPKPFMMAGAALVAVGLGWQTFIEPGSTYAGGVLGPMLVFGFGMGLTFVTATVTAVSGVAPHQAGAASGLLNAMQQVGGSLGLSILTTVFGSAATDEGKKQLPRFLAGASPEQKAEFAKTHQMPAPWGNEVLAHGISTAFIPAAAMAVLAFVTAWLVLRVRKSDLDSLAGTAGPHMG from the coding sequence GTGACGACCTCTCAGCTCCTCACAGACGATCAGAAATCGGGCGCGGCCCGTCGGGGAGGGCACCCCGGCATCGCGCTCACCGTCATCGCGGCCAGTCAGCTCATGGTGGTACTCGACGCGACGATTGTGAATATCGCGCTCCCGCACATTCAAGAAGCGCTCAGCTTCAGCACGACCGATCTGACATGGGTGGTCAGCGCCTACACGCTCACCTTCGGCGGCCTGCTGCTGCTCGGTGCGCGGGCCGGTGACATCCTCGGCCGCCGCCGGGTGTTCATGACCGGCATCCTGCTGTTCACCTTCGCCTCGCTGCTGGGCGGCCTGGCCCAGGAGCCCTGGCAGCTGCTGGCCGCGCGAGCCCTCCAGGGTGTGGGCGGCGCGATAGCGTCCCCCACGGCGCTGGCGCTGATAACGACCACCTTCCCCGAAGGCCCGGAACGCAACCGGGCCTTCGGGGTTTTCGCCGCCGTTTCCGCGGGCGGCGGTGCCATCGGCCTGCTGGCGGGCGGCATGCTCACCGACTGGCTCGACTGGCGGTGGGTGCTGTTCGTCAACGTGCCCATCGGCGTGCTGATCGCGTCGCTCGCGCCGCTGTACATCAACGAGTCCGAGCGTCATCCGGGCCGCTTCGACCTGGCCGGCGCACTCACCTCCACGGTCGGCATGGCCTCGCTGGTGTACGGGTTCATCCGCGCCGCGGAGAAGGGCTGGCGGGACGGGCTCACGATCGGGTCCTTCGCCGCGGCCGTGGTGCTGCTGCTCGCCTTCGTCTTCATCGAGACGCGGGCGAAGGAACCGATCACCCCGCTGCGGATGTTCGCGGACCGCAACCGCTGGGGCACGTACGTGATCATGCTGAGCCTGGCCGCGGCGATGTTCGGCATGTTCTTCTACATCGTGCTGTTCGTGCAGAACGTGCTCGGCTACAGCGCCATCAAGGCCGGTATCGCGTTCCTTCCCGTGACGGCCGCGATCGCAATCGGCGCAGGGTTGTCGCAGCGCTTCCTTCCGGTGCTCGGCCCCAAGCCGTTCATGATGGCCGGCGCGGCGCTGGTGGCGGTCGGGCTGGGCTGGCAGACCTTCATCGAGCCCGGCAGCACCTATGCGGGCGGGGTGCTGGGGCCGATGCTGGTGTTCGGCTTCGGCATGGGCCTGACCTTCGTGACGGCCACCGTCACCGCCGTGTCCGGCGTGGCCCCGCACCAGGCGGGCGCCGCTTCCGGACTGCTCAACGCCATGCAGCAGGTCGGTGGTTCGCTCGGGCTGTCCATCCTGACGACCGTCTTCGGATCGGCCGCGACCGATGAGGGGAAGAAGCAGCTGCCCCGGTTCCTCGCCGGCGCTTCCCCGGAGCAGAAGGCGGAGTTCGCCAAGACGCACCAGATGCCCGCGCCGTGGGGGAACGAGGTGCTCGCCCATGGCATTTCCACGGCTTTCATCCCGGCCGCCGCGATGGCCGTACTCGCCTTCGTCACGGCCTGGCTGGTGCTGAGGGTCCGCAAGAGCGACCTCGACTCCCTCGCGGGCACGGCGGGCCCGCACATGGGCTGA
- a CDS encoding ADP-ribosylglycohydrolase family protein encodes MTADSSSPGRLQRALTSLRGLAVGDALGSQFFVPAHYPLLKRRELPAGTWQWTDDTEMACSVVAVLAAHQRVDQDALARSFAEHHDFDRGYGPAVNRLLRLVREGEDWRRLAAGLFNGQGSWGNGAAMRIAPLGAWYADDPEQATHQAEISAYTTHQHREAVVGAMAVAAAAAFAGSPDGPPAPEALLDGVIALVPKSAVGQGLRRARDMLDYDDAVTVAAVLGCGRRTTAHDTVPFALWSAARSLGDFTSAFWTTAQVGGDVDTTCAIVGGVLAAGKAGTPPAEWAERTEALPDWVPTGA; translated from the coding sequence ATGACCGCTGACTCCTCTTCCCCCGGGCGCCTGCAGCGCGCTCTGACCAGCCTGCGGGGACTGGCCGTGGGGGACGCCCTGGGCTCCCAGTTCTTCGTCCCCGCGCACTATCCCCTGCTCAAGCGCCGCGAGCTGCCCGCGGGCACCTGGCAGTGGACGGACGACACCGAGATGGCCTGCTCGGTGGTCGCCGTCCTCGCCGCCCACCAGCGCGTCGACCAGGACGCCCTCGCCCGCTCCTTCGCCGAGCACCACGACTTCGACCGGGGCTACGGCCCCGCGGTCAACCGGCTGCTGCGCCTGGTCCGGGAGGGCGAGGACTGGCGCCGGCTGGCCGCCGGGCTCTTCAACGGCCAGGGGTCCTGGGGCAACGGGGCGGCGATGCGGATCGCGCCTTTGGGTGCGTGGTACGCGGACGATCCGGAGCAGGCGACCCACCAGGCGGAGATCTCGGCCTACACCACCCACCAGCACCGGGAGGCCGTGGTCGGTGCGATGGCCGTGGCCGCCGCGGCGGCGTTCGCCGGCTCCCCGGACGGCCCGCCCGCCCCTGAGGCACTGCTCGACGGCGTCATCGCGCTCGTACCGAAGAGCGCGGTCGGCCAGGGCCTCCGCCGGGCCCGGGACATGCTCGACTACGACGACGCGGTCACCGTGGCGGCCGTCCTGGGCTGCGGACGACGTACGACCGCGCATGACACCGTCCCCTTCGCCCTCTGGTCCGCCGCACGGTCCCTCGGCGACTTCACGTCGGCGTTCTGGACCACCGCCCAGGTCGGCGGGGACGTGGACACCACCTGCGCGATCGTGGGCGGGGTGCTCGCCGCGGGCAAGGCGGGGACACCGCCCGCCGAGTGGGCCGAGCGCACCGAGGCCCTGCCGGACTGGGTGCCCACGGGCGCCTGA
- a CDS encoding histidine phosphatase family protein, with product MARPRRIVLVRHGESTGNVDDSVYEREPDHALALTERGRRQAEETGERLRELFGRERVSVYVSPYRRTHETLRAFHLDPELIRVREEPRLREQDWGNWQDRDDVRLQKAYRDAYGHFFFRFPQGESGADVYDRVGGFLESLFRSFEAPDHPPNVLLVTHGLAMRLFCMRWFHWTVAEFESLSNPGNAEMRMLVLGEDGKYTLDRPFERWREPVPQWVTG from the coding sequence ATGGCACGACCACGGCGCATCGTCCTTGTCCGGCACGGCGAGTCAACGGGCAACGTCGACGACTCCGTGTACGAGCGCGAACCCGACCACGCCCTCGCGCTGACCGAGCGCGGCCGACGGCAGGCGGAGGAGACCGGCGAACGGCTCCGCGAGCTGTTCGGCCGGGAACGGGTCAGCGTGTACGTCTCCCCGTACCGCCGTACCCACGAGACACTCCGCGCCTTTCACCTGGACCCCGAGCTGATACGCGTCCGGGAGGAGCCCCGGCTGCGCGAGCAGGACTGGGGCAACTGGCAGGACCGCGACGACGTGCGCCTGCAGAAGGCGTACCGGGACGCGTACGGGCACTTCTTCTTCCGGTTCCCCCAGGGTGAGTCCGGCGCGGATGTCTACGACCGGGTCGGCGGCTTCCTGGAGAGCCTGTTCCGCAGCTTCGAGGCCCCCGACCACCCGCCGAACGTCCTCCTGGTGACCCACGGCCTCGCCATGCGGCTGTTCTGCATGCGCTGGTTCCACTGGACGGTCGCGGAATTCGAGTCGCTGTCCAATCCGGGGAACGCCGAGATGCGGATGCTCGTTCTCGGAGAGGACGGCAAGTACACACTCGACCGGCCCTTCGAACGCTGGCGCGAGCCGGTGCCGCAGTGGGTCACCGGATAG
- a CDS encoding YdbC family protein, translating into MLVKWIRCTVVDRRGFERGQRKWAGLPGEPGFRGQGGGWSRRRPGVAHLFAFWESRAFYDSFMARSHDRLAAAQSGTFKDAQVKLFEYRFDVKTGFEPRFTDADLIRVALCTVREERVEHFTLMQEKVWNPAMAGSPGMIRGMFAEAPGHEFLILSMWRSAAEHGKYRTERVERLALRAQTEADIAALSGDIVDLEPSWTV; encoded by the coding sequence GTGCTGGTCAAGTGGATTCGCTGCACCGTGGTGGACCGCCGGGGGTTCGAGCGGGGGCAGCGGAAATGGGCGGGGCTTCCAGGGGAGCCGGGTTTCCGGGGACAGGGCGGGGGCTGGAGCCGGCGGCGGCCGGGCGTGGCGCACCTCTTCGCCTTCTGGGAGAGCCGTGCCTTCTACGACTCCTTCATGGCCCGCTCCCACGACCGGCTGGCCGCCGCCCAGTCCGGCACCTTCAAGGACGCCCAGGTCAAGCTGTTCGAGTACCGCTTCGATGTCAAGACCGGATTCGAGCCCCGCTTCACCGACGCCGATCTGATCCGGGTGGCCCTGTGCACGGTCCGCGAGGAGCGCGTGGAGCACTTCACGCTCATGCAGGAGAAGGTCTGGAACCCCGCCATGGCCGGCTCGCCCGGCATGATCCGCGGCATGTTCGCCGAGGCGCCCGGGCACGAGTTCCTGATCCTGTCGATGTGGCGCTCGGCGGCCGAGCACGGCAAGTACCGCACCGAGCGGGTGGAGCGCCTCGCCCTGCGCGCCCAGACCGAGGCGGACATCGCGGCGCTCTCCGGCGACATCGTGGACCTGGAACCGTCCTGGACGGTCTGA
- a CDS encoding TerD family protein — protein MTGFSKGIRKVEVALKWDPSPAGHSPTDLDIIAATFVSGDAYGDPAYLVHFDSRSPDGTITLNRDSTDGKGFGWDEVMTLELDRLDGRYARVVVGAVIQQRYGHTTFADVLNPALRIREGYTVLAEDGFGSVAGATAAALAEFVRDDSGEWTFHPGLHGFDGDPATFTRVMGRAHRP, from the coding sequence GTGACCGGCTTCAGCAAGGGAATCCGCAAGGTCGAGGTCGCGCTCAAGTGGGACCCCAGTCCGGCGGGTCACTCGCCGACCGACCTGGACATCATCGCCGCGACCTTCGTCTCCGGTGACGCGTACGGGGATCCGGCCTATCTGGTGCACTTCGACAGCCGCTCACCGGACGGCACGATCACCCTCAACCGCGACAGCACGGACGGCAAGGGGTTCGGCTGGGACGAGGTCATGACGCTCGAACTGGACCGCCTCGACGGGCGCTACGCGCGCGTGGTGGTGGGCGCCGTCATCCAACAGCGGTACGGGCACACGACGTTCGCCGACGTGCTGAATCCCGCCCTCCGTATCCGTGAGGGCTACACGGTGCTCGCCGAGGACGGCTTCGGCTCGGTGGCCGGGGCGACGGCCGCCGCGCTCGCCGAGTTCGTCCGGGACGACTCCGGCGAGTGGACCTTCCACCCCGGCCTGCACGGCTTCGACGGGGACCCGGCGACCTTCACCCGGGTCATGGGCCGGGCGCACCGGCCCTGA